The Arachis ipaensis cultivar K30076 chromosome B05, Araip1.1, whole genome shotgun sequence nucleotide sequence tttttagcttgactagactcatcgccatactaaagttgcttgatccatcaatccctgtgggatcgacatcactcttgtgagttttactacttgatgcgacccggtacacttgccagttagtttgtgcaGAATTCAATTCTTCGCCATCAACTCTAACggatataacttgagctacataggtccaattgCCGTGcttttagtggcattggaaagataacttccagagctttccaaccatgtaTAATAGTATACACTTCTTGTCCAACCTGTACAGCCATTTTGGCACCTAACTTGGCTTTTCCGAAGTTAGGTGCCGGAAGAAGAACATGCGCTCCATTTGCAATCTGCCTAGGCCATGCCTAACTTCAAATTCTTGAAGTTAGGCACCAGGTTCAACAATCTGGGGTGGTCCCTGCTTCTCCACAAATACCAGAACGcaatcttatttaattttttattaaaactttttattttaattaaaaataggaaaagatattatttagttttagaaaatatatcttacattaattaggattagatataaaagggaaaagattcagcccttcgggctctgctctcttctctcttaccttattctgcaatttacagtttttgagaatcctagttttctctctgagccatgagcaactaaacctccactattaaggttaggagctctgtttattgtatggattgatactattacccttctattttaattcatgtatttattttaatttcaagaatttgttttcattcttcatcttacgGATTAGGGTATATCGGAAGAATAATCCTTATTCTAATTAAGTTCTTGTAAACCTTGGAAAAGCAATTTACCTGGACAACATCTTGAAAATGAATTTTCataaatcactaattatctggacttaacgggatatgtgacatataatcctcttatatttggataattagggtttctgtggcacataaactagttttgaacttaaccctctaattgaaatcaagtgaccaaggaattggcagttgatgaaggttagagaagACTAAAaatgtctaaggaattagggtttagtcacatatagtttgccatgaattgaatcttgcattattaaaatagttggtaagaaaagttaactCCGGAAAATAAACATCTCCGAAACCTTAATTGTTTTCTCATATATTCTTCACACCAATTTACTGTTGCTTCCtaatttcttgtttattgtttaATGCAATTAATTCTCAAAACACCAATttttgcttgtctgactaagccaatcactcaatcattgttgcttgatctatcaatcctcgtggaatcgaccctcactcacctgaggtactaGTTGGTATGACTCGGTGTACTTGCcaattagtttgtgggttataaattccgcaccagtttctgaatttgaatttcattCAGTTTTTTCATCAAATTTATCAGCGAATAAATCTGACTGTAATACGCTTGTAGTTGTCCAAAATGCCGCGTTTCATTTATTCACATTACCGTCAGAAATTTTCAACGGTAAATCCCTCAATAAAATTGGTGCATATAAAGTTTTTGCACCCGTCATTACCATTGGAATTATGTTATGGAATTCAACGGTAATTTTTTTTGGCAACGAAATTACACTCGTAACCTTGAAAATTTTGCCTCTAAAACCGCTGGTAACGACCCTTCCTAAATTCGTCGATAAATCTGACAGTATTCAATGTTCTACTTATATTGTCAGACAGATAGATTGTGATATACAAATTGGACTGTTTCTCAAGACATCGGAGCCTTAGATTTGAGGACCAAGACAGACGGCTAGATGTTGCTCAGAATTTGGACTCTCAGAATTCTTTTTCACAAAATCGAGCCTCATACTTGTGCTCTTTAGGACACGCAACGCTCATGCATGTGGTGTGCATTGTGGTGCAAGCATACCTTTTCTCCTCTTTCTTGTTAACTTCATTTTTCTTGAAACATATCTATTAGCAAAAACAGTTCAGCTGaaatttcttcttctactctcaattttTTGTGCACAAGAAAGAGGATTTATTCAGCTTCAATAATGCAAGgaaaccaaaaattaaaaaagttgATCGTCCTAAATTTTACATTATTAAGTATCTTAGCCAATCTAATTATATaagtaatttatttcttttaatttatgtgaaaaaatgataatattatagATTTATGTTGATTGTATACATTGATTAAATAGTAGTTTATATAGTGTATGCTTAGATAAGTATTAGTTAGTCTTAGACAATGATAattagtattttaaaattttacttagGTATATTTAATAGAGGTGTTATAGTATAGCGGTATGCTAATGAAATATTAACTATTAGTAAGGTTAATAATTGTTAAGAATCTTAGTTAAAGATAATTAATAGATTTGTACGTGTGTTGTTTCATATAACAACTGCTAGGTTTCTTAGTTAATGATACTTAGCCAATGACAATTAGTATTTTAAGCTGTATTATAATGAAACGAATTAATgataatgaaaatgaaaattaaaataagtatATTATGTTAATGGAAAATAATATTGTATTTTTGTCTGGGATAGGATAAGAATTAGAAATTAGATAttgcatataataataataatactattaGTTAGTTATATTTTGGGAgcgttaaatttttaattagaattgtaactatttatatttttagggtaaatttatttattatttacagTATATAGTTGTTAGAAAATAAGATTAAATTTGCCTGGGTGTTGTTGATAATTATTAGCTACTACGGTAATTAAGTTAAAATTATTTTAGTGGATATAATTTTATTAAGTACAATAGTTAGTATAGAGGTTAAAAgaatttttcttaaatttaatattaatgtTAGTATGTTTACGAAAATTAGAATCATGTGTTTTAATTGTTTATTGATTAAATAACTGAGTTTACTTGTGTTATTATTTGTCTATATTTTGTAGCGTTCACAAATTTTGATGTGTGTTTACATGAATCCACCCGATGTATACAACTTTATTGTGGAATCTGTTTTGGAGAAAATTGGCTTTTATCACGTTTCTTAGATTAGAATGATCCAAAGAGAGTTACCTTTATTAATAGCTAGCTCTGGTTGAGAGATGGCACCCAGAGACCTATACATTTTATCTTCTAATTGGTAAGTGCGCCGCTATGTTGGAAGATACCGCACTAATTCTAGGTCTTCCGATAACTGGTCTTCCCATGACAAGAGTAACTATGAGTAGTCACAAGGCTATGCAAGTTGAGTGTATGCACCAATTTAGAGTTGAACCTAGGACTAGAGATTGTAGAGAAAGCTATATCAAGTTGACCTAGATTAGAGACGTGAAAGATTGGCTACATCTAAATGATCAAGTTACCATCGAGAGATACGTGAAGCACCGCATCTTGTTATAGTTTGCGTCAACATTGTTTGCTGATGACAAGTCTACGTCATTGATTCACTTGAAATTTATGTCGTTGCTCCACGACTTTTCTGGAATCATCGAACTCGATTGGGGATTAGCATCCCTAGCAcacttgtatagagtattatatagaGCGTATTGTTTTAACTGTAAGGAGATCGGTGGTCCACTAACATTGTTGCATGTCTAGGCTTGAATTcgtctgccatttaatttcttgccccgaTTTCCAGTTCCCCCGATATTTTTTGCTTGCTAACCAGTAATGTTTATTATTAATAACTTTACAAAGTACATTACATTGTACTTTAATGTATACTTAGAAAGTTTAgtagtaaaaaaaataatgtcAGGTGAATTAACTGGGAGCGTGCTAATCAGTTGTACAAATATCATACTCTTGCTGACTTCAGGAGATTGTTATATGAGATACAGGAAGGCCAGGTATGTTCTAATAGAATATATAAAATGATCTTGATATCCATGTTTGTTGAACCTTTGTATTATTTGGTGAATAATCCTCTATTTTTTCGTATCTGTCTAGTTTGTTTGAAAAGCATACGGTGTTGATCGCATAGATCCGGAGGTTATTTCATAAGATATTGGTCATCATTTAGTGGTTTGGATCACAACATTACCATTGATATCATTTGAGACTCTTGAGTGGATGCAATCGACAGGTGCAGGAGACAGTTTGGTTTTATACAAGGACATCAAGAGAGGTCTCTGGATGGTCAACATGGAGAGGTTTTATCTGGGCCAAGAAACTTTGACTAGTCCATCAACCACTCGTTTTACATAATGCAATGGACCAACCGATACAGTCAAATTCTAGTTGAGGATCTTATGCCTTTGCAGTATTCATTGGACCTTTACATTTATTGGTACCACATGAAATATGGCACTCACTTGCAGTTGTCTGAAGACTGAACTTATGTTTCAAGAATATTAAGAGGACAATGTTGTGGTGAATTAGCCAGCCCCGCCACATCCGCAACAAGCCCCATAGTCACCACCATTGCAAGAGCCACCTCAGCAGCCTTTGACTTCATATATTCCTCAAACTCATACCACATCTTATTTTACACTATCATACCCACCGCGTCAATAGCATTAGGGTGTACAATAGATGGAAATAGAGGACCCAACATAGTTTAGCCAAATGTTCGAATTCATGGAGACATATCCAACTCGATCACAGTCGTGTAACCTTAGTGAGGTCCCCCTACCCCAGTCAGTGCACCCTAATGTGCTGACCTTAGGAAGAAGGTCATTGGATTCAAGACTTTATTGCTGCACTCCCTCAGGAAACTCTGGAGGGAGACTGTCTATTGATTTGAGAAGGAGTGAGAGGGTTAAGGTGTTGTCAATAGCGGAAATCCCTGTCATATCCCAATGAGTCTTATCGAAGAGAGCACAAGGGGGGTTGATGGTGATGATGGTGACTATCTAATAGAGTTCCCGGAGGGTGATGACgaagatgaggatgatgatgaggatgctAGTCTTGATGATGACGATGACGATTGTGGTGATGACCCTAGGTCTAGCGTAAGTAACATACTTTTGTTCATTGATGGATGTACTTATATTTTAATGCATAGAATATTATTAGTAGGTTGATATatatgttatctttaatttttactTAGGTGGGACAAGTATAGCCACAAGTGGCCCCTCAACTCCATTTGCGTAAGGAAAATGATACAATCTTAGATCTAATCCTCCACGCTGTAATGCAAACAGATTCACACCATCTGCATTTACAAATGTCGCAAAGAAGTGTACAAATTTTTACAAAGATCTAAAGTGGGCAATGGGGTAGTAGAATGTGACGAAATGAGTTATTTATACTTTGTGTAACTATTTTATGCTGTTTCATTCACATATTTGGACTTTGTGTAACTACTTTAGGGACAAAATTTTTTTGAGTGGTAACATCATGATGAGTAAAAGaatataaattacaaaatttCTAACATGATATGACACTACTACTAATGCAACAAGACACAATTGGATCACAATAAGGTATTTTGACTTTGAGAAGCACCTCCTGCACTTGAACCACCACGTTGATAGCATCTATTATGGTTGTGGCTCTCACCCCCATATTGCCTATTATCCTTGGACCATGCATCATTTGCATGTTCATCTTATTCAAGAACTGGGTTATCTTTGGCCGACCCTTGGTCACTCACTTAAGGAACAGATTTGGTACGAACCAAGGTTTGTGATAAACAGGCCATGTATTGGGATTCTCGAGTGGCCTAAACCTAGTGCTCTATACCCTTCAAGCGTGGTCTATCTTGTAGACATCATGAACGTATACTTGCTAACCCAAGCACTGATTTACACAACAAGCATGATGACATGGCATTCAATCCACTTAGAATTCACCACAACCACAATGATGCTAACGTAAATAAACTACAAACTCCAAACCACTAGGCATCTTACACACCTCAAAGAACTCATTCTACTTGTCGAAACAATCAACATGAATGTTTTCCGCTGCACGCTTATTTGCATGCAATTTGGAGGTTACAAGCTCATGGAACATATGGCCAGCATTTATTCGAGCCTTATGTTTAGCTCTTTTCCTGGTGAACAACTCATTAAGCCTGTAAACTATTCTCTTTACAAGTGTAGTGACTGGGAGTTTTTGTGGAATACTGTTCATGCAGAATGTTGTCCAGTCACTTTGTGTATGCCTCACCTTGCTCGCGTAAACGCTGGTAACACAATGTTGTAGAATACACACATTTGCAATAATCTACCTTTCACAAGTCCTTACTAAGTTTCATCTGTAACCACATacatgtacatagatatagtGAGAATTTAAATTTCTTAGTAAATATAAGTCATATGAAAATAATTCTTTAATACAATGTAAATATGTCTTATGGAGCTTTCTTCGATGGAAAAAGTATTTTCAAGACCTTGAAGGACCTGGTTgtaaatgaaaataataaaaaacacatGGGTTGGTTCACAAATAAAGAAGAGTAATAGTTGAGGGAGAATTTTGGAAAAATAGAGAAAGTTATTTACGAGGTGAGAATTTTTTATTACAAGAAAGCACCAAAGTCCATTAATAGGTAGGGTTGCGTTAGGTTGGGGTCACACGGAAGCTTTGTTTGGACCACCTAGAAGGAGACGACGCTTCACGACGCAGGTATGTTGTGTGGATTACGTTGAGTTCTTTATGGTTTGATAATGTCGCCGGAGGTTGCTGGAGGTATGCTCCCGAAATTGGTTTCAATTAGGGACCGTGCCTTCGCCGTGACTCCGAATTGATGACAAATCTGATGTTGCGATGTTTGTGGTGTCCGGTGTAGGTACAAACATATAGaatttaaatatttgattttgttAAGCATTTAATGTGGTTAGTTTTCGTTTTTAAGTTGTggagattaaaattaaaatagaagaagaaaaattttaagaattggAATTTGAAGTTATTAACATGTGTGTTGAAATTGCTGTTGGTTGTTTCAATGAATGAATTGTAGTTGGATTCGACATATGTACAAGATTATTTTAGGAGATGTATGATATAGTTGTGTGTTCGTATTTATGATTGATAATGCCAAGTTTCACTTAGTGGGATGTGTGAACTATGACAAGCGAATGGGTTTGCAGAACGAAGCTACAAGGTTTCATCTAATTTTAACCGAGTCCTTGCGCTGCAAGTGTGTGTGTGTTGTTCAGTTTTAaagtttatgattttttattgACTGGTTTATGTTGATGTGGCCCATTGCTTAGTGTCACCCATGGTCTATGTTGTGTGTTTTAGGTTAGAGAGGATGCGATGAGCAGCAAAACCGTTCCTATAGAGGAAATAGAAGCGGTGGATTTGTCAAAAGTAAATGCAGACATAGAAGTAGAAGAATCAATGATGATTGTTGATGAGATTGGGTCATTTGATGCAATTGAACTTTCAGCCCTGACAGCGAAGGACATCCTGAAGACAGAGTTCATAAATTTACAGGAAACTTATGACTACTACAATGAATACGGTCGCATTAAAGGATTTTCAGTGAGGAGGTCGAAGGTGGGTTGCAGAACAAAACAGGGGTCGGAGGGTGAAAGCATTTGGCAAATATTCGTGTGCTCGAAGGAAGGAGAGCTAGAGGGAAAACACATGCAGCCAGAAGACAGGAAGATGGATCCTCGACCTATCATACAGTACAGGTGTGAAGCTCGGATAAAGGTGCATGTTGATGACACTAATGGGCAATGGTATGTTGAACAATTTTTTGATAACCATAATCATGCCATGCTGGATGTGAGGTTTAGGGGTTTGATTCGGTCACACAGATCAGTCAAGGAAGGTGATTTGCACCAAATCAATTCGATGAGGAAAGCTAGTTGTGAGTGCCGATGATATTCTGCACTTTTGCCAATCAGTTAGGGGAATTCGAGACTGTTGGGTTCGAgataaaagataaaagataaaagtTGTTCGAGATAAAAGATATCTATAATGCAATAGAAAACAAAAGGCAGGCTAGGACGACAAATGCTGAGGAAGCATTGAAAATCTTGTCAGGTTTAAAGAGTACTGATTGTGGAATATTCTGGAAGTACTCGTTGGATGGTGACAAGAGGCTTCAAAATCTCTTCTGGTGCAAAGGTACAAGTTGTTATGATTATAGTGTGTTTGGGGA carries:
- the LOC107640707 gene encoding protein FAR1-RELATED SEQUENCE 5-like, with protein sequence MSLIEESTRGVDGDDGDYLIEFPEGDDEDEDDDEDASLDDDDDDCGDDPRSSVREDAMSSKTVPIEEIEAVDLSKVNADIEVEESMMIVDEIGSFDAIELSALTAKDILKTEFINLQETYDYYNEYGRIKGFSVRRSKVGCRTKQGSEGESIWQIFVCSKEGELEGKHMQPEDRKMDPRPIIQYRCEARIKVHVDDTNGQWYVEQFFDNHNHAMLDVRFRGLIRSHRSVKEENKRQARTTNAEEALKILSGLKSTDCGIFWKYSLDGDKRLQNLFWCKDVDHYMKTVVFSYAILSNESEESYVWLLRSFLEAMKGKQPKSMMTDQNLAMKSTVSTIFPSAHHRLCSWHLLRNGTANVGRHGFLQNFHLCLMGGDLEVDEFERI